The following coding sequences are from one Odontesthes bonariensis isolate fOdoBon6 chromosome 10, fOdoBon6.hap1, whole genome shotgun sequence window:
- the LOC142390905 gene encoding galanin receptor type 1, giving the protein METLGQINNSGIDQGNKEHDLIRALVLILDVLILVTGLVGQILVITILTGRRKKESQPPHGTDTLLLALSAADLLLLFCLPFQTSAITLGFWPFGDFLCKAISFLGVMCSTASVFTLAALAVTRYLTVVHPIWAYRLRMNRRIKLAVALLWIPASALAAPQFVFRTITVSHTVYCFAFLSDFSQLVYSIALFLFGFALPLGIIVLMYAKIYCFLRHAQRIGNASQLERYQRQVTHTSALLVLVFTLLWLPSYALMFSIIGGILNGSRLNSTFALLARLLSCSVAVINPVLYVLMSQKFRRELLELGRARWACCKNCLVSCLCVTTRDAVHPFELDTTSERGQH; this is encoded by the coding sequence ATGGAGACTTTGGGGCAAATAAACAACAGTGGCATTGACCAAGGGAACAAAGAACATGATTTGATCAGAGCCTTGGTGCTAATCCTGGATGtgctgattctggtgactggaCTTGTGGGCCAGATACTGGTCATCACTATCCTAActggaagaagaaagaaagagagtcAACCTCCCCATGGCACAGACACCCTGCTGCTGGCTCTGAGTGCTGCTGACCTGCTCCTGTTATTCTGCCTGCCCTTCCAAACCTCTGCCATCACCCTGGGCTTCTGGCCTTTCGGTGATTTTCTGTGTAAAGCCATCAGCTTCCTGGGCGTGATGTGCTCAACTGCCTCGGTTTTTACCTTGGCAGCTTTAGCTGTGACACGTTACCTAACAGTAGTACACCCCATCTGGGCCTATCGTTTAAGGATGAACAGGCGCATTAAGCTAGCAGTGGCTCTGCTCTGGATCCCTGCCTCAGCCTTGGCAGCACCACAGTTTGTCTTCCGCACAATTACAGTGTCACACACAGTATACTGCTTTGCCTTCCTGTCTGACTTCAGCCAGCTAGTCTACAGCATCGCCCTCTTCCTCTTCGGTTTTGCTCTACCACTTGGAATCATTGTTCTGATGTATGCCAAGATCTACTGTTTCCTCCGGCATGCACAGCGGATAGGGAACGCTTCACAGTTGGAACGTTATCAGCGCCAAGTTACTCACACCTCAGCTCTCCTGGTCCTAGTTTTCACACTGCTGTGGCTGCCCTCTTATGCCCTCATGTTCTCCATCATTGGAGGAATTCTAAATGGTTCACGTCTTAACAGTACCTTTGCCCTTCTGGCCAGACTGTTGTCATGCTCAGTAGCAGTGATAAACCCTGTGTTGTATGTCTTAATGTCGCAGAAGTTTAGACGAGAATTATTAGAGCTAGGCAGAGCACGCTGGGCATGCTGCAAAAACTGTCTGGTTAGTTGTCTCTGTGTGACGACCAGAGACGCAGTACATCCTTTCGAACTGGACACAACTTCAGAGAGAGGTCAACACTGA